A window from Streptomyces sp. NBC_00299 encodes these proteins:
- a CDS encoding class I SAM-dependent methyltransferase, whose translation MSVQQYDQIGEAFEGFKSLPLTRYGEVPSFLGLVGEVSGRSILDLACGTGFYSREFKRRGATDVLGVDISVEMIAAARDFEQRDPLGVRYEVGDVAELGTFDRRFDIAVGVQCLNYAEDIAAMERMCRNIHRSLVPGGEFFVFAQKPDYRFDCPSLEKYGFRCEPTGEEMETGPGVRVTALLDPQPVSIVATAPRREVYEHCLQAAGFSAVEWVPLQVAEAGIREFGEDFWADLLAYPPLEMLRCRA comes from the coding sequence GTGAGTGTGCAGCAGTACGACCAGATCGGCGAGGCATTCGAGGGGTTCAAGTCCCTGCCGTTGACGCGCTATGGGGAAGTACCGAGCTTCCTCGGATTGGTCGGGGAAGTGAGCGGCAGGTCCATTCTCGACCTTGCGTGCGGCACCGGTTTCTACAGCAGGGAGTTCAAGCGGCGCGGCGCCACGGATGTGCTCGGTGTCGACATCTCCGTCGAGATGATCGCCGCCGCGCGGGACTTCGAGCAGCGTGACCCGCTGGGTGTGCGCTACGAGGTCGGTGACGTGGCTGAACTGGGTACTTTCGACCGGCGCTTTGACATCGCGGTGGGAGTGCAGTGCCTCAATTACGCCGAGGACATCGCGGCGATGGAGCGGATGTGTCGCAACATCCACCGGAGCCTGGTACCGGGTGGAGAGTTCTTCGTGTTCGCGCAGAAGCCCGACTACCGGTTCGACTGTCCCTCGCTGGAGAAGTACGGGTTCCGCTGCGAGCCGACCGGCGAGGAGATGGAGACGGGTCCGGGGGTGCGGGTCACGGCTCTCCTCGACCCGCAGCCCGTCAGCATCGTGGCCACGGCACCGCGCCGCGAGGTCTACGAGCACTGTCTGCAGGCGGCCGGATTCAGCGCGGTGGAGTGGGTTCCACTGCAGGTGGCCGAAGCCGGCATCCGTGAGTTCGGCGAGGATTTCTGGGCTGATCTCCTCGCCTACCCGCCGCTGGAGATGCTGCGCTGCCGCGCCTGA
- a CDS encoding DUF4229 domain-containing protein: MPKRVKYAGFVLVFFVLLAVVIRFGGAGVGWGHALLGALVATPLGLWMIWLRRRMTEQAQEWGRRRFRPWPEERRR; encoded by the coding sequence ATGCCGAAGAGGGTGAAGTATGCAGGTTTTGTCCTGGTGTTCTTTGTGCTGCTGGCTGTGGTGATCCGGTTCGGAGGCGCGGGAGTCGGCTGGGGCCATGCCTTGCTGGGTGCGCTCGTGGCGACGCCGCTGGGCCTATGGATGATCTGGTTGCGTCGTCGCATGACGGAGCAGGCGCAGGAGTGGGGACGGCGGAGGTTCCGACCGTGGCCTGAGGAGCGCCGCCGCTGA
- a CDS encoding Dps family protein, with amino-acid sequence MARDLTPKYTVPGIERAAAGRIIDVLRLRLHALNDLHLTLKHVHWNVVGPHFIAVHQMVDPQVDRVRDMADDVAERIAALGGVAQGTPGSLVKERTWDDYSIGREDAIAHLGALDVVYTGLIEDVRAAIKVVGDIDPATEDLLIEQLRDLEQFQWFVRAHLESAGGTLSTARADNEQDGAEAAKG; translated from the coding sequence ATGGCACGGGATCTCACCCCCAAGTACACGGTGCCGGGCATCGAGCGCGCGGCGGCCGGGCGGATCATCGACGTCCTCCGCCTGCGGTTGCATGCCCTCAACGATCTCCACCTCACGCTGAAGCACGTCCACTGGAACGTGGTGGGACCGCACTTCATCGCCGTGCACCAGATGGTCGACCCTCAGGTCGACCGGGTGCGCGACATGGCCGACGACGTCGCCGAGCGCATCGCCGCGCTCGGCGGAGTCGCCCAGGGCACGCCGGGCTCTCTGGTCAAGGAGCGGACCTGGGACGACTACTCGATCGGCCGTGAGGACGCCATCGCTCACCTCGGGGCTCTGGACGTCGTCTACACGGGCCTGATCGAGGACGTGCGCGCCGCGATCAAGGTCGTCGGGGACATCGACCCGGCGACGGAGGACCTGCTCATCGAACAGCTGCGGGATCTCGAGCAGTTCCAGTGGTTCGTGCGGGCGCACCTCGAGAGTGCCGGCGGCACGCTGTCGACGGCTCGGGCCGACAACGAGCAGGACGGCGCCGAGGCCGCCAAGGGCTGA
- a CDS encoding SpoIIE family protein phosphatase, which yields MTGTGDPAPDDDALDAAFAETVRRTGASIGALYLLAPDQRLLCLDVLCGVPIEFAAPWARVPLASPAPVADAVREDRLVWVGSQDEMVRSYPRTAVVLPYPLALVAAPVTGVRPRGSLLLMWPATRPPYMTQRERGNITSSCRRLARLLEEAAEKPGSAARREQPRVVPVGTGRRTGSTDPAAADFVERLPGGSCALDLDGRFTYVSSGACALLGCEAGRLLGTRPWQSLRWLDDPAYEDGYRAALISREPVSFTACRPPDQWLDIHLYPDASGISVRIVPTGGPAPPSPAPRRSTPTATPARGGQLYQLTHLAAALTEVVGVQDVVDLVADQIMPAYGAQGLVMSTADAGRLRITGHRGYPADTIRRLDGLPLDTSFTPAGKVLSSGIPAFFASVDEMRRDYPEAPLISGKQAWAFLPLIISGRPVGVCILSYDSPHEFPAEERAVMTSLAGLIAQAFDRARLYDIKHELAHGLQQALLPRSLPAIAGLRVAARYLPATRGMEIGGDFYDLIRLGDTAAAAVIGDVQGHNVAAAALMGQVRTGVHAHATLGTPPDQVLHRINRVLIDLAPDLFTSCLYAHLDFARGRVTLASAGHPPPLLRSPDGDTGPVAVPPGPLLGIDPDADFPVTGIPLTPGTLLAFYTDGLVETPGTDLGDSITRLAHHLAAADDRDLDGLIDTLLRNAAATAQRTDDIALLVLQHETGH from the coding sequence ATGACCGGTACGGGTGATCCGGCCCCGGACGACGACGCACTGGATGCCGCGTTCGCGGAGACGGTGCGCCGAACCGGCGCGTCCATCGGCGCGTTGTACCTGCTCGCACCGGACCAGCGGCTGCTGTGTCTGGACGTACTGTGCGGGGTGCCGATCGAGTTCGCCGCACCGTGGGCCAGGGTTCCCCTCGCCTCCCCGGCCCCCGTGGCCGACGCCGTACGTGAGGACCGCCTGGTGTGGGTCGGCAGCCAGGACGAGATGGTCCGCTCCTACCCGCGCACCGCCGTGGTGCTCCCGTACCCGTTGGCGCTGGTCGCCGCGCCGGTCACCGGCGTACGGCCGCGGGGGTCCCTGCTGCTGATGTGGCCGGCCACGCGCCCGCCGTACATGACCCAACGGGAGCGGGGCAACATCACGTCCAGCTGCCGACGGCTGGCCCGGCTGCTGGAGGAGGCCGCCGAGAAGCCGGGATCCGCAGCCCGCCGCGAACAGCCACGCGTCGTCCCCGTCGGCACCGGTCGCCGAACCGGGAGCACCGATCCGGCCGCCGCGGACTTCGTCGAGCGCCTGCCCGGCGGAAGCTGCGCCCTGGACCTGGATGGGCGCTTCACCTACGTCAGCTCCGGTGCCTGCGCACTGCTGGGCTGCGAGGCCGGCCGTCTGCTGGGCACCCGGCCCTGGCAGTCCCTTCGCTGGCTCGACGACCCCGCCTACGAGGACGGCTACCGCGCCGCGCTGATCAGCCGGGAACCCGTTTCCTTCACCGCGTGCCGACCCCCGGACCAATGGCTGGACATCCACCTGTACCCGGATGCCAGCGGCATCAGCGTCCGCATCGTCCCCACCGGCGGGCCCGCGCCGCCCTCACCGGCGCCCCGTCGGTCCACGCCCACCGCCACGCCGGCCCGCGGCGGACAGCTGTACCAACTCACCCACCTCGCCGCCGCGCTGACCGAGGTCGTCGGCGTCCAGGACGTCGTGGACCTGGTCGCCGACCAGATCATGCCCGCCTACGGCGCCCAGGGCCTGGTCATGTCCACGGCTGACGCCGGCCGGCTCCGCATCACCGGTCACCGCGGCTATCCCGCCGACACCATCAGGCGGCTCGACGGCCTCCCCCTCGACACGTCCTTCACCCCGGCCGGCAAGGTCCTCAGCAGCGGCATCCCCGCGTTCTTCGCCAGCGTGGACGAGATGCGGCGCGACTACCCCGAGGCACCGCTGATCAGCGGCAAACAGGCCTGGGCGTTCCTGCCGCTGATCATCTCCGGCAGGCCCGTCGGCGTATGCATCCTGTCCTACGACAGCCCTCACGAGTTCCCCGCCGAGGAACGGGCCGTCATGACCTCCCTCGCCGGACTCATCGCCCAGGCCTTCGACCGCGCCCGCCTGTACGACATCAAACACGAGCTCGCCCACGGCCTCCAGCAGGCGCTGCTCCCGCGCAGCCTGCCCGCCATCGCCGGCCTGCGCGTCGCCGCCCGCTATCTGCCGGCCACGCGCGGCATGGAGATCGGCGGGGACTTCTACGATCTGATCCGGCTCGGCGACACCGCGGCCGCTGCCGTCATCGGCGACGTCCAGGGCCACAACGTCGCAGCCGCCGCCCTGATGGGTCAGGTACGCACCGGTGTGCACGCCCACGCGACCCTCGGCACGCCTCCCGACCAGGTCCTCCACCGGATCAACCGGGTCCTCATCGACCTCGCCCCCGACCTGTTCACCAGCTGCCTCTACGCCCACCTCGACTTCGCCCGCGGACGCGTGACCCTCGCCAGCGCCGGCCACCCGCCACCCCTGCTGCGCAGCCCCGACGGGGACACAGGGCCCGTCGCCGTCCCGCCCGGGCCCCTCCTCGGCATCGACCCCGACGCCGACTTCCCCGTGACGGGGATCCCGCTCACCCCCGGGACGCTGCTCGCCTTCTACACCGACGGCCTCGTCGAAACACCGGGCACCGACCTCGGCGACTCCATCACCCGGCTCGCACACCATCTCGCCGCCGCCGACGACCGAGACCTGGACGGCCTCATCGACACGCTGCTGAGGAACGCCGCCGCCACCGCACAGCGCACCGACGACATCGCCCTGCTCGTCCTGCAGCACGAGACGGGCCACTGA
- a CDS encoding SpoIIE family protein phosphatase — protein sequence MTHPHQPAEPESARVPAGRSPAGTPNPSPVGRLAATVERLRREVRAAQAEADGRALIELAKGILVERLRCGPAQAARQLAELTEQAGMTPLEFAVEVINQASRDRLSEVTSAFLATTAGGAEVTGPPRSDSSAVRLRAAESGALAARDAQAVADSLMEHALRPLGAEAVAIWALGGDGSLTLAGSAGFSLAEAGRWRYVPPGVATVARRGLGERTGQWIGCLSETGLPSIGGHHHPDGGRVAVPAGTGGRIHGVLEIVWPVPLEPQPPQIVRQVEALAELCAHTLETSAPHHPDGAARPAVLPDVAELMDLADGLHDPALVLVPRLDAAGELVDFHIHHVNSRFLDPTGRPRGVVNGSLLLEAYPMVAGESELFEQIERVYATGEPFRAQRMRLTALVDEVPLAAVADISISRHGGSVLLLLRIEDETARLASLLQHAQRLGRIGGFEENLLTGEITWNVQLYSLYGKPAASGPIPLEDLPAHAHPDDAVAIGRFLRTLLHHRRPASTAFRLLRPDGVTRHIRVVAEPELDSDGRLFVVRGAYQDISAHHWTEVALAATRDQLAHTEQQAIERARLTLQLQHAIMPPEHAPLEAPGLRVAVRYRPAETQQLVGGDWYDAVVLPSRLVLLCVGDVAGHGIEAATSMVVLRNALRGLAVTGAGPAQLLAWLNMVAHHLTGAVTATAVCGLYDPERRTLRWARAGHLPPVLVRGSEATPLPLVKGMLLGAVPEAAYQEHEVQLAVDDTLLMYTDGLIERRDRTVEESLTQLLAAARTVPPTLEQQLDRLLTYSKSDTDDDTCIVGVRVD from the coding sequence GTGACCCATCCCCACCAGCCGGCAGAGCCGGAATCCGCCCGTGTTCCGGCGGGCAGGTCACCCGCCGGAACACCGAACCCCTCCCCCGTCGGCAGGCTGGCGGCGACCGTGGAGCGGTTGCGCCGAGAGGTACGGGCGGCCCAGGCGGAGGCGGACGGGCGTGCCCTGATCGAACTGGCCAAGGGCATCCTCGTCGAGCGGCTCCGGTGCGGGCCGGCGCAAGCGGCACGGCAGCTCGCCGAGCTGACCGAGCAGGCGGGCATGACACCGCTCGAATTCGCGGTCGAGGTCATCAACCAGGCCTCGCGTGACCGGCTTTCCGAAGTGACCTCCGCCTTCCTGGCGACCACAGCGGGCGGCGCCGAAGTCACCGGCCCGCCGAGGAGCGACTCCTCCGCCGTACGGCTGCGGGCCGCCGAGAGCGGTGCGCTGGCCGCACGCGACGCCCAAGCCGTGGCCGACTCACTGATGGAGCACGCGCTGAGGCCCCTCGGCGCGGAGGCGGTGGCCATCTGGGCGCTGGGCGGCGACGGGTCGCTCACGTTGGCGGGCAGCGCGGGATTCTCGCTCGCGGAGGCGGGGCGCTGGCGATATGTGCCGCCCGGTGTGGCGACCGTGGCGCGTCGTGGGCTCGGTGAGCGAACGGGCCAGTGGATCGGTTGTCTGTCGGAGACCGGGCTGCCCTCCATCGGCGGGCATCACCACCCGGACGGCGGCCGGGTCGCCGTGCCTGCTGGCACCGGCGGCCGGATCCACGGCGTACTGGAGATCGTCTGGCCCGTACCGCTCGAACCTCAGCCGCCGCAGATCGTCCGTCAGGTCGAGGCCCTGGCCGAGCTGTGTGCGCACACCCTGGAGACCTCCGCCCCGCACCACCCCGACGGCGCTGCGCGGCCGGCCGTCCTGCCGGACGTCGCCGAGCTGATGGACCTGGCCGACGGCCTCCACGACCCGGCGCTGGTGCTCGTCCCCCGGCTGGACGCCGCCGGGGAACTCGTCGACTTCCACATCCACCACGTCAACAGCCGCTTCCTGGACCCGACCGGCCGGCCGCGGGGTGTCGTCAACGGCTCCCTGCTGCTGGAGGCGTACCCGATGGTCGCCGGGGAGAGCGAGCTGTTCGAGCAGATCGAGCGTGTCTACGCCACGGGCGAGCCGTTCCGCGCCCAGCGTATGCGGCTCACCGCACTGGTCGACGAGGTCCCGCTGGCAGCGGTCGCCGACATCAGCATCAGCCGACATGGTGGCAGCGTTCTGCTCCTGTTGCGCATAGAGGACGAAACAGCACGGTTGGCGAGCCTGCTGCAGCACGCTCAGCGCCTGGGCCGCATCGGCGGCTTCGAGGAGAACCTCCTCACCGGCGAGATCACCTGGAACGTTCAGCTCTACAGCCTCTACGGCAAGCCCGCCGCGAGCGGTCCGATTCCGTTGGAGGACCTGCCCGCCCACGCCCACCCCGACGACGCGGTCGCCATCGGCAGATTTCTGCGCACGCTGCTGCATCACCGCCGTCCCGCGTCCACGGCCTTCCGGCTCCTGCGGCCGGACGGGGTGACCCGGCACATCCGCGTGGTCGCCGAGCCGGAACTCGACTCCGACGGGCGGCTGTTCGTCGTACGGGGCGCCTACCAGGACATCTCCGCCCACCACTGGACGGAGGTCGCGCTCGCCGCCACGCGTGACCAGCTCGCCCACACCGAGCAGCAGGCCATCGAACGCGCTCGGCTCACCCTCCAGCTGCAGCACGCGATCATGCCGCCCGAGCATGCCCCGCTGGAGGCCCCCGGCTTGCGCGTGGCCGTGCGCTACCGGCCCGCGGAGACCCAGCAGCTCGTCGGCGGCGACTGGTACGACGCGGTCGTACTGCCGTCCCGGCTGGTGCTGCTGTGCGTGGGAGACGTCGCCGGGCACGGGATCGAGGCGGCCACCAGCATGGTCGTCCTGCGCAACGCGCTGCGCGGACTCGCCGTGACGGGTGCCGGACCGGCCCAGTTGCTGGCCTGGCTCAACATGGTGGCCCACCATCTGACGGGCGCCGTCACCGCCACCGCGGTGTGCGGCCTGTACGACCCCGAGCGCCGTACGCTGCGCTGGGCCAGGGCCGGCCATCTGCCGCCGGTGCTGGTGCGCGGCAGCGAAGCGACGCCGCTGCCCCTGGTGAAGGGCATGCTGCTCGGTGCCGTACCCGAAGCGGCGTATCAGGAACACGAGGTCCAACTGGCCGTCGACGACACGCTGTTGATGTACACGGACGGTCTGATCGAACGCCGTGACCGAACCGTGGAGGAATCGCTGACCCAGCTGCTTGCCGCTGCCCGCACGGTCCCGCCCACGCTCGAACAGCAGCTGGACCGTCTGCTCACCTACAGCAAGTCCGACACGGACGACGACACCTGCATCGTGGGCGTCCGGGTGGACTGA
- a CDS encoding VOC family protein codes for MVSILQNVAIDCADAYELARFWSGVTGRPLHTEDRPGDRETQVLLREGPVLHFNQVPEAKTIKNRIHLCLRPETSRDEEVGRLLDLGATFVADHRNPDGSGWAILADPEGNEFCVLRSESDRATMNS; via the coding sequence ATGGTCTCGATATTGCAGAACGTGGCGATCGACTGTGCGGATGCCTACGAGCTGGCTCGGTTCTGGAGCGGTGTGACGGGACGTCCGCTGCATACGGAGGACCGACCCGGTGACCGGGAGACTCAGGTGCTGCTGCGGGAGGGCCCGGTGCTGCACTTCAACCAGGTGCCCGAAGCCAAGACGATCAAAAACCGGATCCATCTGTGTCTGCGCCCTGAGACGTCGCGCGATGAGGAGGTGGGCCGGCTGCTGGACCTCGGTGCCACCTTTGTCGCCGATCACCGGAATCCCGATGGTTCGGGATGGGCAATCCTTGCTGATCCCGAAGGCAACGAGTTCTGCGTTCTGCGCAGCGAGTCCGACCGGGCGACCATGAACTCCTGA
- a CDS encoding HAMP domain-containing protein codes for MTSKMIEAVDGPPGEQELRQLLAGLTAVRDGDFGTRLPADGEGLLGDIATVFNGMVDQLSVFTSEVTRVAREVGTEGTLGGQAEVPGVSGTWADLTDSVNAMAGNLTTQVRDIAQVATAVAKGDLSQKVDVPARGEILELKETVNTMVDQLSAFADEVTRVAREVGSEGRLGGQARVPGVGGVWRDLTDSVNFMAGNLTSQVRNIAQVTTAVAQGDLSQKITVDARGEILQLKNTINTMVDQLSAFGDEVTRVAREVGTEGRLGGQADVKGVKGTWRDLTDSVNFMAGNLTAQVRNVAQVATAVAKGDLSQKITVDARGEILELKTTINTMVDQLSAFADEVTRVAREVGTEGNLGGQATVRGVSGTWKDLTDNVNVMASNLTGQVRSIAKVATAVARGDLSQKITVEAKGEVAALADVINTMVDTLSAFADEVTRVAREVGTEGRLGGQAHVPNVAGTWKDLTDNVNSMANNLTGQVRNIALVTTAVANGDLSKKIDVDARGEILELKTTINTMVDQLSSFAAEVTRVAREVGSEGRLGGQAEVEGVEGTWKRLTENVNELAGNLTRQVRAIAEVASAVAEGDLTRSINVEASGEVAELKDNINSMVGSLRETTRANQEQDWLKTHLARISALMQGHRDLPVVAELVMDELAPLVSAQYGAFYLAEDTERGSDLRLVGSYGYPDDTGRPERIRVGRSLVGQAARNHRPISVEELPPGYVTISSSLGQAVPSALVVLPIVVEDQVLGVIELASIARFTQIHQDFLAQLMPTIGVSLNTIVANARTDELLDESQRLTAELQARSEELQVQQDELQRSNDELEEKASLLVSQNRDIEAKNLQIEQARQELETRAQELALASKYKSEFLANMSHELRTPLNSLLILAQLLAQNPSRNLTPKQVEYAGIIHSAGSDLLQLINDILDLSKVEAGKMDVAPERIPLRQLLEYVEATFRPMTTQKSLAFTVATAPGTPADLLTDGSRLRQILRNLLSNAVKFTEQGGVELRIEPAADREVPVGVLRGAPVVAFRVKDTGIGIPQQQLETIFGAFQQADGTTSRKYGGTGLGLSITREIAYLLGGAVTVDSTPGQGSTFTLYLPVTRADFEDLLDGGNLGADQPHATAADLLPASPSEAAAIKAPEQRRRRLLVVEGRPRGLLTLVAERAVADIATDPHNPLGAIDVITAVGAQEAASTLAAEPCHCVVLELDMPDDEGARLLQAMEGDSALASVPVLVHTGHHVDLAQEQMLRSRADGRPLDFLSSLDDLRERITLHLSAEEPGDVLSLVRVEEPQRPIAQVVDKAFVGSTVLVVDDDARNLFALSGALELHGFRVLHADNGRKGIETLLAHTDISLVLMDVMMPEMDGYAATAEIRAMPRYANLPIITVTAKAMPGDQEKSLASGANDYVTKPVDTNELIGRVQHWLAM; via the coding sequence ATGACCAGCAAGATGATCGAGGCCGTCGACGGACCCCCGGGCGAGCAGGAGCTGCGGCAGCTGCTGGCCGGACTGACCGCCGTACGGGACGGTGACTTCGGCACCCGGCTGCCGGCCGACGGCGAGGGTCTCCTGGGCGACATCGCCACCGTCTTCAACGGCATGGTGGACCAGCTGTCCGTGTTCACGTCGGAAGTGACGCGAGTGGCGCGGGAGGTGGGTACCGAAGGCACGCTGGGCGGCCAGGCCGAGGTGCCGGGCGTCTCGGGGACCTGGGCCGATCTGACCGACTCGGTCAACGCCATGGCGGGCAATCTGACCACGCAGGTGCGTGACATCGCGCAGGTGGCGACCGCGGTGGCCAAGGGCGACCTGTCGCAGAAGGTCGACGTCCCCGCACGCGGCGAGATCCTGGAGCTGAAGGAGACCGTCAACACGATGGTCGACCAGCTCTCCGCCTTCGCCGACGAAGTCACCCGCGTCGCCCGTGAGGTCGGCAGCGAGGGACGCCTCGGCGGACAGGCCCGGGTGCCCGGTGTCGGTGGTGTGTGGCGCGACCTCACCGATTCGGTCAACTTCATGGCCGGTAACCTCACTTCCCAGGTCCGCAATATCGCCCAGGTGACGACCGCGGTAGCGCAGGGCGACCTGTCGCAGAAGATCACCGTGGACGCCCGCGGTGAGATCCTCCAGCTGAAGAACACCATCAACACGATGGTCGACCAGCTCTCCGCCTTCGGCGACGAAGTCACCCGCGTCGCCCGCGAAGTCGGCACCGAGGGACGCCTCGGCGGGCAGGCCGACGTCAAGGGAGTGAAGGGCACCTGGCGCGACCTCACGGATTCCGTGAACTTCATGGCGGGCAACCTGACGGCGCAGGTCCGCAACGTCGCCCAGGTGGCCACTGCCGTCGCGAAGGGCGATCTCTCCCAGAAGATCACCGTGGACGCCCGCGGTGAGATCCTGGAGCTCAAGACCACTATCAACACGATGGTCGACCAGCTCTCCGCCTTCGCCGACGAAGTCACCCGCGTCGCCCGCGAAGTCGGCACCGAGGGCAATCTGGGCGGCCAGGCGACCGTCCGAGGCGTGTCGGGGACGTGGAAGGACCTCACCGACAACGTCAATGTGATGGCGTCCAACCTGACCGGGCAGGTTCGCTCGATCGCCAAGGTGGCCACGGCCGTCGCGCGCGGTGACCTCTCGCAGAAGATCACGGTGGAGGCCAAGGGCGAGGTCGCTGCCCTGGCGGACGTCATCAACACGATGGTCGACACGCTCTCCGCGTTCGCGGACGAGGTCACGCGTGTCGCCCGCGAAGTCGGTACCGAGGGACGCCTCGGGGGTCAGGCGCACGTGCCGAACGTGGCGGGCACGTGGAAGGACCTCACCGACAACGTCAACTCCATGGCCAACAACCTGACCGGGCAGGTCCGCAACATCGCCCTGGTCACGACCGCGGTGGCCAACGGTGACCTGTCGAAGAAGATCGACGTGGACGCCCGCGGCGAGATTCTGGAGCTGAAGACCACCATCAACACGATGGTCGACCAACTGTCGTCGTTCGCCGCCGAGGTCACCCGCGTGGCCCGTGAGGTCGGCAGCGAGGGGCGGCTCGGCGGACAGGCCGAGGTGGAGGGAGTCGAGGGCACCTGGAAGCGGCTGACGGAGAACGTCAACGAACTGGCCGGGAACCTCACCCGCCAGGTCCGTGCGATCGCCGAGGTCGCGAGCGCCGTCGCCGAGGGGGACCTGACCCGCTCCATCAACGTGGAGGCATCGGGCGAAGTCGCCGAGCTCAAGGACAACATCAACTCCATGGTGGGGTCCCTGCGTGAGACCACACGGGCCAACCAGGAGCAGGACTGGCTCAAGACGCACCTCGCCCGGATCTCCGCACTGATGCAGGGCCACCGCGACCTGCCCGTCGTCGCCGAGCTCGTCATGGACGAACTCGCGCCACTGGTCTCGGCGCAGTACGGCGCCTTCTACCTCGCCGAGGACACCGAGCGTGGCTCCGACCTGCGGCTCGTGGGGTCGTACGGCTATCCCGACGACACCGGCCGGCCCGAGCGCATCCGCGTCGGGCGCTCCCTGGTCGGGCAGGCCGCACGCAACCACCGTCCGATCAGCGTGGAGGAACTGCCGCCGGGCTATGTGACGATCTCCTCCAGTCTCGGGCAGGCCGTGCCCAGCGCCCTGGTGGTCCTGCCCATCGTCGTCGAGGACCAGGTCCTCGGTGTCATCGAGCTGGCGTCCATCGCTCGCTTCACCCAGATCCACCAGGACTTCCTCGCCCAGCTGATGCCGACCATCGGCGTCAGCCTCAACACCATCGTGGCCAACGCCCGCACGGACGAGCTGCTGGACGAGTCCCAGCGGCTGACCGCCGAACTCCAGGCGCGGTCCGAGGAGTTGCAGGTCCAGCAGGACGAACTCCAGCGCTCCAACGACGAACTTGAGGAGAAGGCGTCCCTGCTGGTCTCGCAGAACCGCGACATCGAGGCGAAGAACCTGCAGATCGAGCAGGCACGACAGGAACTGGAGACCCGTGCGCAGGAGCTGGCGCTGGCGTCGAAGTACAAGTCGGAGTTCCTGGCGAACATGAGCCACGAGCTTCGTACGCCGCTCAACAGCCTGCTGATCCTGGCTCAGTTGCTGGCGCAGAACCCGTCGCGCAACCTCACCCCGAAACAGGTCGAGTACGCGGGGATCATCCACTCGGCGGGCTCGGATCTGTTGCAGCTGATCAACGACATCCTCGACCTGTCGAAGGTCGAGGCCGGCAAGATGGACGTCGCCCCCGAGCGCATCCCGCTGCGCCAGCTCCTGGAGTACGTCGAGGCGACGTTCAGGCCGATGACGACGCAGAAGAGTCTGGCCTTCACGGTGGCGACCGCGCCGGGCACCCCGGCCGATCTGCTCACCGACGGCTCACGGTTGCGTCAGATCCTGCGCAACCTGCTGTCGAACGCGGTGAAGTTCACCGAACAGGGCGGCGTCGAGCTGCGTATCGAACCCGCAGCGGACCGGGAGGTGCCCGTGGGCGTCCTCCGCGGCGCCCCCGTGGTGGCCTTCCGGGTGAAGGACACCGGCATCGGCATCCCGCAGCAGCAGCTGGAGACGATCTTCGGGGCGTTCCAGCAGGCGGACGGCACGACCAGCCGCAAGTACGGCGGCACCGGCCTCGGCCTGTCGATCACCCGGGAGATCGCCTACCTGCTCGGCGGCGCCGTCACGGTCGACAGCACGCCCGGCCAGGGCAGCACCTTCACGCTCTACCTTCCGGTGACACGCGCCGACTTCGAGGATCTGCTCGACGGTGGCAACCTCGGGGCGGACCAGCCGCATGCCACCGCCGCCGACCTGTTGCCGGCCTCCCCGTCGGAGGCCGCTGCCATCAAGGCTCCCGAGCAGCGCAGACGGCGCCTGCTCGTCGTCGAGGGCCGTCCGCGCGGGCTGCTGACCCTGGTCGCCGAGCGCGCGGTGGCGGACATCGCCACCGACCCCCACAACCCGCTCGGGGCGATCGACGTGATCACGGCCGTCGGGGCGCAGGAAGCGGCGAGCACGCTGGCCGCGGAACCCTGCCACTGCGTCGTGCTGGAGCTGGACATGCCCGACGACGAGGGCGCCCGTCTGCTGCAGGCCATGGAGGGCGACTCGGCGCTGGCCAGCGTGCCGGTGCTCGTACACACCGGTCATCACGTGGACCTGGCGCAGGAGCAGATGTTGCGCTCCCGCGCGGACGGCCGCCCGCTGGACTTCCTGTCCAGCCTGGACGATCTGCGCGAACGCATCACCCTCCACCTGTCCGCCGAGGAACCGGGAGACGTGCTGTCGCTGGTACGCGTCGAGGAACCCCAGCGACCGATCGCGCAGGTCGTCGACAAGGCCTTCGTCGGCAGCACGGTGCTCGTGGTCGACGACGACGCGCGCAACCTCTTCGCGCTCAGCGGGGCACTGGAGCTCCACGGCTTCCGCGTCCTGCACGCCGACAACGGCCGCAAGGGCATCGAGACGCTCCTCGCCCATACGGACATCTCGCTGGTCCTGATGGACGTGATGATGCCGGAGATGGACGGTTACGCCGCCACCGCGGAGATCCGCGCGATGCCCCGGTACGCGAACCTGCCCATCATCACGGTCACCGCGAAGGCCATGCCCGGGGACCAGGAGAAGAGTCTCGCGTCCGGCGCGAACGACTACGTCACCAAGCCTGTCGACACCAACGAGCTCATCGGCCGCGTCCAGCACTGGCTGGCCATGTGA